CCGGCTCCTCCAACAAGGTTTCCTGTCTTGGGCTGTCCCTGTGTCAAAAGGAAAATAACGTTAAAGTTATTCAGGTTACCAGTATACTGAGTAAGCAGGAATGGTCCTGTTACAAACAGCATATAAGGCATTGTAATGTTAACGAACATCTGCCATGGAGTTGCACCGTCAATACGTGCACTCTCATAGAGATCTTCAGGAATATTCATAAGAAGTCCGGTTGCTATCAGCATCATGTATGGAATACCGATCCAGATATTAACAACAATGATCGTGATCTTGGCAAGTGTTGGATTAACCCAGAACTGAATCGCCTGATCGATAATTCCCCACTTAAGAAGATATCCGTTAATAAGTCCATCATTAGCAAACAGCTTGGAAACATACAAAAGTGATACAAACTGTGGAACAGCAATAGTCATTACAAGGATTGTTCTCCACAATTTCTTAAATTTGATTCCCTTTTTATTGATCAGCATAGCAACTGCAATACCAAGGAAGTAATCGATAAATGTAGCAAAAAAGGCCCATACAAGTGTCCATACAAGAACTGTCACAAATGTTCCACCAAAGCCTGCTGTACCAAATGAGAACAGATTTTTAAAGTTCTCAAGGCCAACCCATGTAAAAAGATTTGAAGGTGGCTGATGGTTAGCGTCGTAATTGGTGAACGCAACACATATCATGAACACGATAGGCAACACTGTAAATACAAAGACTCCCGTAACAGGAAGTGCAAGAAGTGTCTTGTC
The sequence above is a segment of the Butyrivibrio proteoclasticus B316 genome. Coding sequences within it:
- a CDS encoding carbohydrate ABC transporter permease; this encodes MANTKGGQKKKNAIADFFSMLGKDLKEIGITFKEGDFKTKISFLIFGFGSLLRGLWLRGLTLLAAECGLLYFIFSFGWSYFSKIGSLGTIATTKQGRKTVYGDNSFLILLFGLLTLFAVVAFIAIWRINVRVNRNEELIIKSGRKLPSNTDDFKSLFDSNFDKTLLALPVTGVFVFTVLPIVFMICVAFTNYDANHQPPSNLFTWVGLENFKNLFSFGTAGFGGTFVTVLVWTLVWAFFATFIDYFLGIAVAMLINKKGIKFKKLWRTILVMTIAVPQFVSLLYVSKLFANDGLINGYLLKWGIIDQAIQFWVNPTLAKITIIVVNIWIGIPYMMLIATGLLMNIPEDLYESARIDGATPWQMFVNITMPYMLFVTGPFLLTQYTGNLNNFNVIFLLTQGQPKTGNLVGGAGRTDLLITWLYKMTINDTNYRMAAVIGIMVFVVTAGISLVVYNLLPSVKDEEGFQ